The following proteins come from a genomic window of Myroides odoratus DSM 2801:
- a CDS encoding RHS repeat domain-containing protein encodes MRIKRLALGENTARSAELQDELGLNLYDYGARNYDAAIGRWMNVDPLAEQFPAWTSYHYVHNNPMKFIDSTGMMTEDWDDYDDGWIINVKTGEAKFSESYDGTNTPDDGWYYGSAIIGDKTIYNADGTHQPIDSGSENYVSCHHDFVFGPQQNKDLSGNLGGYRTWGGGTDDGGRKKGSIFGIHKDINAGDMNMLIGAGGASLPDLNSFFTAMSGLQKVVGGFIGGYSATEKIMDDIENSKPLQKVSLYNGYFDSIQIQLNDQQVRILKDYYTPEGGKFRDSLRKQYFDFNAHRFEKN; translated from the coding sequence TTGAGAATAAAGCGCTTAGCTTTAGGTGAAAATACCGCACGTAGTGCTGAATTACAGGATGAGTTAGGATTGAATTTGTATGATTACGGTGCAAGGAACTATGATGCTGCGATTGGTCGATGGATGAATGTAGACCCGTTGGCGGAACAATTTCCAGCTTGGACATCCTATCATTATGTACATAATAACCCTATGAAATTTATTGATTCAACAGGTATGATGACAGAGGATTGGGATGATTATGATGATGGTTGGATTATAAATGTAAAAACGGGAGAAGCAAAGTTTAGTGAAAGTTATGACGGTACTAATACGCCTGATGATGGATGGTACTATGGAAGTGCAATAATTGGAGATAAAACAATTTATAATGCTGATGGAACACATCAACCAATTGATTCAGGTAGTGAAAATTATGTGTCATGCCATCATGATTTTGTTTTTGGACCACAGCAGAATAAGGATTTAAGTGGAAATCTTGGTGGATATAGAACTTGGGGAGGAGGAACAGATGATGGAGGTCGTAAAAAAGGAAGTATTTTTGGAATTCATAAGGATATTAATGCAGGTGATATGAATATGTTAATTGGTGCAGGAGGAGCTAGTTTACCAGATCTTAATAGTTTCTTTACTGCAATGAGTGGTTTACAAAAGGTGGTAGGAGGTTTTATTGGTGGATACTCAGCAACTGAAAAAATAATGGATGATATAGAGAATAGTAAACCTTTACAAAAAGTTTCTTTATATAATGGTTATTTTGATTCAATACAAATACAGTTAAATGATCAACAAGTGAGAATTTTGAAAGATTATTATACCCCTGAAGGTGGAAAGTTTAGAGATTCATTAAGAAAACAATATTTTGATTTTAATGCACATAGATTTGAGAAAAATTAA
- a CDS encoding MBL fold metallo-hydrolase yields MKIHHLNCVAIQSPIGDNAIGHCVLIEIAEELILLDAGISSMDLAQPSLHFSEELIQQIGLDFTEMRSAKEQILDLGLNPNHVTTIVLTHLDFDHSSGLLDFPQATVHIGAEELNSFVQGNPRYLSFVLEHQPKIEAYAASPANWLGFEARYLSIHPELKIALIPLFGHTTGHCGIAFEVEQQVYFYIGDAYYLRAELTDPHHPVHGLTTSRAVDNAQRVETLHRLMAFVKDHPEVCVFGYHDAAEFKGGVGKLRE; encoded by the coding sequence ATGAAAATACACCACCTGAATTGTGTAGCCATTCAATCTCCTATAGGCGATAATGCTATTGGACATTGTGTACTAATTGAAATTGCAGAAGAATTAATTCTGCTTGATGCTGGAATCAGCAGTATGGATCTAGCTCAACCTTCTCTTCATTTTAGCGAGGAACTCATACAGCAAATTGGACTTGACTTTACCGAAATGCGTTCAGCAAAAGAACAAATCCTCGATTTGGGATTGAATCCCAATCACGTAACAACCATAGTACTGACTCATCTCGATTTTGACCACAGCAGTGGATTACTCGATTTTCCACAAGCTACGGTGCATATAGGCGCAGAGGAATTGAACAGTTTTGTTCAAGGAAATCCGCGGTACTTATCTTTTGTCTTGGAACATCAACCAAAAATAGAAGCGTATGCTGCTTCTCCCGCAAATTGGTTGGGGTTTGAGGCGAGGTATCTCTCGATTCATCCCGAGTTAAAAATAGCGCTAATTCCCCTCTTTGGGCATACGACTGGTCATTGCGGTATTGCTTTTGAAGTGGAGCAGCAAGTGTATTTCTATATTGGAGATGCCTATTATCTACGCGCAGAATTAACAGATCCCCATCACCCTGTCCATGGGTTAACTACATCTCGGGCGGTAGATAATGCTCAACGCGTTGAAACGTTACACCGACTAATGGCTTTTGTCAAAGACCATCCAGAAGTTTGTGTGTTTGGGTATCACGATGCAGCGGAGTTTAAGGGAGGAGTAGGGAAACTACGAGAATAG
- a CDS encoding helix-turn-helix transcriptional regulator yields MTIQLFEPPTALQWMVKGYWYSDATSWKHASYRIYADGYPGLIFQHRQGQSGLFREDTPLPLCFVYGQKTKGFCLNQCANGTLFFGIQFQPYALKHIFGIDTAQLTDLCIDARELFKGIQLDQLLHLTNGQQLLDYFTTYLSQLIHQSVTQPSYIIPIAHAFEQYVGCSSLQVAQECRVSPRTFQRDFKAHVGLSFEAYKQLIKFQMAVVQLQQLKEEKLVEVAYDLNYADQAHFGRVFKSYAGYTPKAFVQKIGRCEEGEFLRTQRLRIVAN; encoded by the coding sequence ATGACAATACAACTTTTTGAACCACCTACTGCTTTACAATGGATGGTAAAGGGATATTGGTATTCCGATGCAACGAGTTGGAAGCACGCTTCTTATCGCATCTATGCGGATGGTTATCCTGGGTTGATTTTTCAACACCGACAAGGACAATCGGGCTTATTTAGGGAAGATACTCCTTTGCCCTTGTGTTTTGTCTATGGGCAAAAGACCAAGGGATTTTGTCTGAATCAATGCGCAAATGGAACACTATTTTTTGGTATTCAATTTCAACCTTATGCGTTGAAGCACATTTTTGGAATCGATACAGCCCAATTGACGGATCTTTGTATCGATGCTCGGGAATTGTTTAAAGGTATTCAGCTAGATCAATTGTTGCACTTGACGAATGGGCAGCAGTTACTCGATTATTTTACCACTTATTTGAGCCAATTGATCCATCAAAGTGTTACTCAACCGTCTTATATTATACCTATTGCACATGCTTTTGAGCAATATGTCGGTTGTTCCAGTCTGCAAGTGGCACAAGAATGCCGCGTTTCTCCTCGTACTTTTCAGCGCGATTTTAAAGCGCATGTCGGATTGAGCTTTGAAGCTTACAAGCAATTGATTAAATTTCAAATGGCTGTAGTTCAATTGCAGCAGTTGAAAGAGGAGAAGCTCGTTGAGGTGGCTTACGACTTGAATTATGCTGATCAGGCTCACTTTGGGCGTGTATTCAAAAGTTATGCGGGTTATACCCCTAAAGCGTTTGTACAAAAAATAGGGCGTTGCGAAGAAGGGGAGTTTTTGCGTACCCAGCGCTTGCGAATTGTAGCCAATTAA
- a CDS encoding (2Fe-2S) ferredoxin domain-containing protein, translated as MSKVKKGERTIFVCDGKKCCRYNEEAKACFEDLLEESGLGADYALCKMKCQGMCKKAPVVYLSEHDTYKKEVTKKKAKKIFEKYVTAAVLSS; from the coding sequence ATGAGTAAAGTTAAGAAAGGTGAGCGAACAATCTTCGTTTGCGATGGAAAAAAATGTTGCCGATACAATGAAGAAGCCAAAGCCTGCTTTGAAGACTTACTGGAAGAAAGTGGTCTTGGAGCAGATTACGCGTTGTGTAAAATGAAATGTCAAGGCATGTGTAAAAAGGCTCCTGTAGTCTACCTTTCTGAACACGATACCTATAAAAAAGAAGTGACAAAGAAAAAAGCGAAAAAAATATTCGAAAAATACGTCACAGCTGCCGTTTTATCTTCTTAA
- a CDS encoding DUF3810 domain-containing protein yields the protein MRPIKLRYYLVGFVAFLLLKTTLTANPQWVERFYTHGFYAVYLRIITACTNLFPFSIGDVLYFAVGLFLLWKIRQLWKKNRETKQRIRAYARLLIKGCFLFYVAFNLFWGFNNYRIPLATQLDLQQGYTKQELLELTQAMIQQTNALQLAITQDSLQAVVLPANKDQIRQDAQFGVQRLSESTQWFTYGNQKAKGSLYSLPLTYMGFSGYVNPFTLEAQVNTKIPTSTLIVTSSHEIAHQVGYAKESEANFIGFLATKKQQDIRYQYSANIFALRYCLKALGTEETEANFQALYAQIHPGVQTNLIENTLFWQSYKTVTDSIFKFIYSNFLKINNQKEGIRSYNKFIDLLIHYNKKEPVFTGSF from the coding sequence ATGCGCCCAATAAAATTGAGATATTACCTGGTAGGATTTGTTGCGTTCCTCCTACTAAAAACAACACTGACCGCTAATCCTCAATGGGTTGAACGGTTTTACACCCACGGCTTTTATGCGGTTTATCTGCGTATAATTACCGCTTGTACCAACCTATTCCCCTTCTCTATTGGCGATGTACTTTACTTTGCAGTAGGCCTCTTCCTCCTGTGGAAAATTCGCCAGCTTTGGAAAAAGAACAGAGAAACAAAGCAGCGAATACGCGCGTATGCCCGTTTACTTATCAAAGGGTGTTTTCTTTTTTACGTTGCCTTTAATCTCTTTTGGGGCTTCAACAACTATCGCATTCCCTTAGCCACTCAGCTAGATTTACAACAGGGATACACCAAACAAGAACTTTTAGAGCTGACGCAAGCTATGATTCAGCAAACCAATGCCTTACAATTGGCTATCACCCAAGATTCATTACAAGCAGTTGTGCTGCCCGCCAACAAAGACCAAATTAGACAGGATGCTCAATTTGGCGTACAGCGATTAAGCGAATCAACGCAATGGTTTACCTATGGAAATCAAAAAGCCAAAGGTTCACTCTATAGTTTGCCTTTAACGTATATGGGTTTTTCGGGCTATGTCAATCCCTTTACTTTAGAAGCGCAAGTCAATACCAAAATACCCACCTCTACGCTTATCGTTACGTCTTCTCATGAAATTGCGCATCAAGTGGGCTATGCAAAAGAAAGTGAGGCTAATTTTATTGGTTTTCTCGCCACCAAAAAGCAACAAGATATCCGCTATCAATATTCCGCCAACATATTCGCCTTGCGCTATTGTCTAAAAGCGCTAGGAACTGAAGAAACAGAGGCTAATTTCCAAGCATTGTACGCGCAGATTCACCCTGGAGTGCAAACTAATTTAATTGAAAACACACTCTTTTGGCAATCGTATAAAACGGTAACCGATTCGATTTTCAAGTTCATTTACAGCAATTTCCTCAAGATAAACAATCAAAAAGAAGGCATTCGCTCCTATAATAAATTTATCGATCTACTGATTCACTACAATAAAAAAGAGCCTGTATTTACAGGCTCTTTCTAG
- a CDS encoding NAD(P)/FAD-dependent oxidoreductase, producing the protein MMNIPTSNRPRVVIIGGGFGGLALAKKLKNKNFQVVLLDKHNYHTFQPLLYQVATGGLESGSIAFPIRKVVQNYEGIYFRVAQVQRIDTENKKVVADIGTIFFDYLVIATGSKTNFFGNTAIQQHSMAMKTIPQSLNIRSLVLENFEEALLTNDEKEKRALMNFVIVGAGPTGVELAGALAEMKKHVLPKDYPDLDIRQMEINVIQGGSKVLDAMSEKSSRRAQEFLEKLGVNVWVNEIVTNFDGKTVQTKSGLEFQTETVIWTAGVMGAVIDGFEASVIQRGNRLKVNEYNQVEGFTDIFAIGDVAAMVTENLPMGHPMMAQPAIQQGQLLATNLIQLREGKPLKKFTYNDKGSMATIGRNKAVVDLPKFHFSGFFAWFVWMFVHLMSLIGFRNKFLVFWNWVYNYLMFDRQARLIVRPYKKKNEESFTKNNE; encoded by the coding sequence ATGATGAATATTCCTACATCTAATCGTCCGAGAGTAGTAATTATTGGGGGAGGATTCGGTGGATTAGCATTAGCTAAGAAATTGAAAAATAAAAATTTTCAAGTTGTTTTATTAGATAAGCATAATTATCATACGTTCCAACCGTTACTTTATCAAGTCGCAACTGGCGGTCTTGAGTCAGGATCTATTGCGTTTCCTATTCGTAAGGTGGTTCAAAATTATGAAGGAATTTATTTTCGCGTAGCTCAAGTTCAACGCATCGATACCGAAAACAAAAAAGTAGTAGCTGATATTGGAACTATCTTTTTTGATTATTTAGTTATTGCAACAGGATCTAAAACTAACTTCTTTGGCAATACAGCTATTCAGCAGCATAGTATGGCGATGAAGACGATTCCACAATCGTTAAACATCCGAAGCTTAGTATTGGAGAATTTTGAAGAAGCACTATTGACCAATGATGAAAAGGAAAAAAGAGCGTTGATGAACTTTGTGATTGTTGGAGCAGGACCGACTGGAGTAGAACTAGCCGGCGCTTTAGCAGAAATGAAGAAACACGTTTTGCCTAAAGATTATCCCGATTTAGATATCAGACAAATGGAAATCAACGTGATCCAAGGTGGATCTAAAGTATTAGATGCCATGTCTGAAAAATCATCTCGACGCGCACAGGAATTCTTAGAAAAACTAGGTGTAAATGTTTGGGTGAATGAAATTGTAACCAATTTTGATGGTAAAACAGTACAAACTAAATCAGGATTAGAGTTTCAAACCGAAACGGTAATCTGGACAGCGGGAGTAATGGGAGCTGTGATTGATGGATTTGAAGCTTCGGTTATCCAACGTGGAAACCGCTTAAAAGTAAATGAATACAACCAAGTAGAAGGCTTTACGGATATTTTTGCTATTGGAGATGTGGCGGCCATGGTAACAGAAAATTTACCTATGGGACACCCTATGATGGCGCAACCTGCTATTCAACAAGGACAACTATTAGCAACGAATTTAATTCAGTTGAGAGAAGGAAAACCATTGAAGAAGTTTACTTATAATGACAAGGGATCAATGGCAACCATTGGTAGAAATAAAGCGGTAGTTGATTTACCTAAATTTCACTTTAGTGGATTCTTTGCTTGGTTCGTTTGGATGTTTGTCCACTTGATGTCGTTGATTGGATTCAGAAACAAATTCTTGGTGTTCTGGAACTGGGTATACAACTACTTGATGTTTGATCGTCAAGCGCGTTTAATCGTACGACCATACAAGAAAAAGAATGAAGAAAGTTTTACAAAAAATAATGAATAA
- a CDS encoding DUF3820 family protein, whose amino-acid sequence MLDNQKELIELAKAKMPFGKYEGKYLIDLPEYYVVWYHNKGFPKGKLGQQLALVYELKLNGLEPLIRNIRNNF is encoded by the coding sequence ATGCTAGACAATCAAAAAGAACTGATTGAATTGGCTAAAGCCAAAATGCCCTTTGGCAAATACGAAGGCAAATATTTGATTGATTTGCCTGAATATTACGTCGTATGGTATCACAACAAAGGGTTCCCTAAAGGGAAATTAGGACAACAATTGGCCTTGGTATACGAATTAAAACTAAATGGTTTAGAACCGTTAATCCGAAATATTCGAAATAACTTTTAA
- a CDS encoding OsmC family protein, with protein sequence MLSKITYLGDLRTESVHLQSGEHIITDAPVDNHGKGQAFSPTDMVTNAAGSCAMTIMGIKANELGVDLVGSTIEVYKEMQADPRRIKKITLHLSMLSTANEKERIILERVAMHCPVLLSLHPEIEKEVTFNWTQK encoded by the coding sequence ATGCTGTCAAAAATAACATACTTAGGAGATTTAAGAACAGAATCCGTTCACTTGCAATCAGGTGAACATATTATAACCGATGCACCAGTAGATAACCACGGAAAAGGCCAAGCTTTTTCCCCAACAGATATGGTGACGAATGCAGCAGGTTCTTGTGCGATGACCATCATGGGAATCAAAGCCAATGAACTAGGTGTAGATTTAGTGGGTTCAACCATCGAAGTGTACAAAGAAATGCAGGCAGACCCAAGGAGAATTAAGAAAATTACCTTGCACTTGTCGATGTTGAGTACAGCAAATGAAAAAGAGCGTATCATTTTAGAGCGTGTGGCGATGCATTGCCCCGTTTTGTTGAGTTTACATCCAGAAATTGAGAAAGAAGTAACCTTTAATTGGACGCAAAAATAA
- a CDS encoding LysM peptidoglycan-binding domain-containing protein, producing the protein MKKRIVIAIAAFIFTSGLTFAQEQNYTTYRVSKGETISKIAREHKISVSEILRLNPDAKTGIKEGDVIQVPANKTQAKSAVTSKPTTTQTAQPTDSKRKTHLVQAKETVFGISRQYNVSVQDLYQWNPELERNGLKANTYLYISPSATSATTDQSAQVNVVLAATKADTPIDKAKIGYKEIEIEPKQTLYSLAVEYQTSVQKIMELNPELSEGLKSGQKIKVPAVGKAAVSTTTTPEVKPTTTGTTPKEAQQYSTITVAPKQTLFGLAKENNISIEELIELNPELRKGLQVGMEVKVPHTGEVKTSGSTTAPKWNMESSGSFVDLTQSLDRYTAKELVLLLPFNTSRVGDNASERMKTDGFLNMTMDFYLGAKLAIDKAVGMGLPLTVKVFDSNETKSSSDVMRILASENLAKTEVVIGPFFQSNVDDAVKALPNSDIILVSPLSNEKANPSSQLVQTMPYGDVLKQSLLEYFIQKDSKITVIVDEKKASTKRFMQRHYPNIKLIETKELKDIDKTLVAGKNNAFILDSNSIESALLLTDKLKNKTDKFDIQVASFDKSEVFDYGEIKIETLVALHYTYPSVTRDSETSLDTAFAREYKAQNNVVPNRFAIRGYDVTLDVILRMFQKDGFTGALGLKSTEIENKFVYSKNPEGTVRNRGVYILQYNDDLTVKVVE; encoded by the coding sequence ATGAAAAAGAGAATTGTTATAGCTATAGCAGCATTTATTTTTACCAGTGGATTAACGTTCGCTCAAGAGCAAAATTATACAACGTATCGCGTAAGTAAAGGCGAGACAATTAGTAAAATAGCAAGAGAGCATAAAATTTCGGTCAGTGAGATTTTAAGGCTAAATCCAGATGCAAAAACGGGAATTAAAGAAGGAGATGTCATCCAAGTTCCCGCAAATAAAACGCAAGCAAAATCTGCTGTAACGAGCAAACCTACAACAACACAAACGGCACAGCCAACCGATAGCAAACGAAAAACACACCTTGTGCAAGCAAAAGAAACGGTTTTTGGTATCAGTCGCCAATACAATGTGAGTGTGCAGGATTTGTATCAATGGAACCCTGAATTGGAACGCAACGGATTAAAAGCCAATACATACCTTTATATTTCTCCTTCCGCTACTTCTGCAACAACAGATCAATCTGCACAAGTGAATGTCGTACTAGCAGCGACAAAAGCAGATACGCCGATTGACAAAGCAAAAATAGGATACAAGGAAATTGAAATTGAACCTAAACAAACGCTGTATAGTTTAGCTGTAGAATATCAAACCAGTGTGCAGAAAATTATGGAGTTAAATCCAGAATTGAGCGAAGGCTTGAAAAGCGGACAGAAAATAAAAGTACCAGCAGTAGGTAAAGCAGCTGTTTCTACCACAACTACACCAGAGGTAAAACCGACAACTACGGGAACTACACCGAAGGAAGCACAGCAATATAGTACGATTACTGTAGCACCTAAGCAAACCCTTTTTGGTCTTGCTAAAGAAAATAATATCTCTATCGAGGAGTTGATTGAACTCAATCCTGAATTGAGAAAAGGATTACAAGTGGGCATGGAAGTAAAAGTGCCTCATACAGGAGAAGTAAAAACTTCGGGTTCTACTACAGCGCCTAAATGGAATATGGAATCTTCAGGTTCTTTTGTAGATTTGACGCAGTCTCTTGATCGCTATACCGCAAAAGAATTAGTTTTGTTGTTGCCGTTTAATACTTCACGTGTTGGAGATAATGCAAGTGAACGCATGAAAACGGATGGGTTCTTAAATATGACGATGGATTTTTATTTAGGAGCTAAATTAGCCATTGATAAAGCAGTAGGTATGGGATTACCCCTTACAGTTAAAGTTTTTGATTCTAACGAGACAAAAAGTAGCTCAGATGTAATGCGAATCCTAGCTAGTGAAAACTTGGCGAAGACAGAAGTAGTCATCGGACCTTTTTTTCAAAGCAATGTAGACGATGCAGTAAAAGCGTTACCAAATAGCGATATTATCTTGGTTTCTCCTTTGTCTAATGAAAAAGCCAATCCATCTTCTCAATTGGTGCAAACGATGCCTTATGGAGATGTATTAAAACAATCCTTGCTGGAATACTTTATTCAAAAAGACAGTAAGATTACGGTTATTGTAGACGAAAAGAAAGCTTCTACGAAGCGTTTCATGCAACGTCACTATCCGAATATTAAATTGATCGAAACAAAAGAATTAAAAGATATCGATAAAACCTTAGTCGCAGGGAAAAACAATGCGTTTATCCTAGATTCGAACAGCATTGAATCTGCGCTATTGTTGACTGATAAATTAAAAAACAAAACAGATAAGTTCGATATTCAAGTTGCTTCTTTTGATAAAAGCGAGGTATTTGACTATGGAGAAATTAAAATTGAAACCTTAGTTGCTTTACACTATACGTATCCTTCAGTAACCAGAGATAGTGAAACGAGTTTGGATACTGCTTTTGCAAGAGAGTATAAAGCACAGAATAATGTTGTACCGAATCGATTTGCAATTCGCGGATATGACGTAACCTTAGACGTTATTTTGCGCATGTTCCAAAAAGACGGATTTACAGGTGCCTTGGGATTGAAATCGACAGAAATCGAAAATAAATTCGTTTACAGCAAGAATCCAGAAGGAACTGTGCGCAATAGAGGAGTGTATATCCTGCAATACAATGATGATTTAACCGTAAAAGTAGTAGAGTAA
- the guaA gene encoding glutamine-hydrolyzing GMP synthase, with translation MQHNVLILDFGSQYTQLIARRVRELNIFCEILPYNGLPEDLSAYNAVILSGSPYSVRSQEALHPDLAQIKGKMPLLAVCYGAQYLAHFFGGEVAPSDTREYGRANLAFIAEDPFLKDIPQNSQVWMSHSDTIKALPTNAVLLASTADVTNAAYKIEGEQTYAIQFHPEVYHSTDGAQLLKNFLVDIAGVKQDFTPASFVDETIADLRAKVGNEKVVLALSGGVDSTVAAVLLSKAIGDNLHCIFVNNGLLRKNEFANVLTQYEGMGLNVKGVDASQRFMDALAGQEDPETKRKTIGRVFIEVFDDESKLIQDATFLGQGTIYPDVIESISVKGPSATIKSHHNVGGLPDFMKLKIVEPLRMLFKDEVRRVGASLGIDPELLGRHPFPGPGLAIRILGDITPEKVSLLQEVDAIFINGLKEHGLYNSVWQAGAILLPVNSVGVMGDERTYEKVVALRAVASTDGMTADWVHLPYEFLMEISNKIINRVKGVNRVVYDISSKPPATIEWE, from the coding sequence ATGCAACACAATGTACTTATTTTAGATTTTGGTTCGCAATACACACAGTTAATTGCGAGAAGGGTTCGAGAATTAAATATATTCTGCGAGATCCTGCCTTATAATGGTTTACCCGAGGATTTATCAGCGTATAATGCGGTAATTTTATCAGGAAGTCCTTATTCTGTTCGTTCACAGGAAGCTCTACATCCAGACCTTGCTCAGATTAAAGGTAAAATGCCTTTATTAGCAGTGTGTTATGGTGCGCAGTATTTAGCTCATTTCTTCGGTGGGGAAGTAGCTCCATCAGATACACGTGAATACGGAAGAGCGAATCTTGCTTTTATTGCAGAGGATCCTTTCTTAAAAGATATTCCACAAAACAGTCAAGTGTGGATGAGCCACAGTGACACCATTAAAGCATTACCTACCAATGCAGTTTTATTGGCAAGTACTGCAGATGTTACGAATGCAGCTTATAAAATTGAAGGAGAGCAAACGTATGCGATTCAATTCCACCCAGAAGTATACCACTCAACAGATGGTGCTCAATTATTGAAAAACTTCTTAGTAGATATCGCTGGTGTAAAACAAGATTTTACTCCTGCTTCTTTCGTAGATGAGACTATTGCTGATTTACGTGCTAAAGTAGGAAATGAAAAAGTAGTTTTAGCTCTTTCTGGAGGTGTTGACTCTACCGTTGCTGCTGTTTTATTAAGTAAAGCAATCGGAGATAACCTACACTGTATTTTTGTAAATAACGGATTATTGCGTAAAAATGAGTTTGCTAACGTATTAACGCAATATGAAGGAATGGGACTAAACGTAAAAGGAGTAGATGCTTCTCAACGTTTTATGGATGCTTTAGCAGGACAAGAAGACCCAGAAACAAAACGCAAAACCATTGGACGTGTGTTCATCGAAGTATTTGATGATGAATCAAAATTGATTCAAGATGCTACGTTCTTAGGACAAGGAACAATCTATCCAGACGTAATTGAATCAATCTCTGTAAAAGGACCTTCAGCTACGATTAAATCACACCACAATGTTGGTGGATTACCAGACTTCATGAAATTGAAAATAGTAGAGCCTTTGCGTATGCTATTCAAAGATGAAGTACGTCGAGTAGGAGCTTCTTTGGGAATTGACCCTGAGTTATTAGGTCGTCACCCGTTCCCAGGTCCAGGTTTAGCGATCCGTATCTTAGGAGATATCACACCAGAGAAAGTAAGTTTATTACAAGAAGTGGATGCGATCTTTATCAATGGATTAAAAGAACACGGATTATACAATTCAGTTTGGCAAGCAGGAGCAATCTTATTACCTGTAAACTCAGTAGGAGTTATGGGAGATGAAAGAACATACGAAAAAGTAGTAGCGCTACGTGCAGTTGCCTCTACAGATGGTATGACTGCAGATTGGGTACACTTACCATACGAGTTCTTAATGGAGATTTCAAATAAAATCATCAATAGAGTAAAAGGGGTAAACAGAGTGGTATACGATATCAGTTCTAAACCACCTGCAACAATTGAATGGGAATAA
- the gltS gene encoding sodium/glutamate symporter: MDFGIYETLMLACFVLLLGHFIVSKVNWLQKYNIPEPVVGGFLIALFTWGAHSFLGTDFTFNEAIQQSMMLVFFSSIGLNADFSKLLQGGKSLVIFLVIAALFIVCQNSLGVLLAKVLNLDLRFGLIAGSITLTGGHGTAGAWADDFAVSGNPLLGAKEIGMACATFGLIFGGSIGGPLAYRLLKKNNYKEVDPATIEKQEEAQDITKSKNFSPISYTTMMHTVTMMAICLVLGQWLADWNAQYSFKLPTFVWCLFIGLLIRNSLTYIFKYKVHSRNIDVVGNTGLSIFLACALMSLKLWLIVDLALPILLILLIQVALMLFFAAYVTYRWMGKDYDAIVLSAGHCGFGLGATATAVANIQAVTNRFGPSYKAFLIIPLVGAFFIDIINALILNIFLTFIS, translated from the coding sequence ATGGATTTTGGAATTTACGAAACCTTAATGTTAGCTTGTTTTGTTCTTTTATTAGGACATTTTATTGTATCAAAAGTCAATTGGCTACAAAAGTATAATATTCCAGAACCCGTAGTAGGTGGTTTTCTTATTGCCTTATTTACTTGGGGTGCTCATTCTTTTTTAGGCACTGATTTTACCTTTAATGAGGCCATCCAACAGAGTATGATGCTTGTCTTCTTCTCTTCTATTGGATTAAATGCTGATTTTTCTAAGCTGCTACAAGGCGGGAAATCACTGGTTATTTTTCTCGTTATTGCTGCTTTATTTATCGTTTGTCAAAATTCCTTAGGTGTCCTTTTAGCGAAGGTACTTAACTTGGATTTGAGATTTGGTTTGATTGCAGGATCAATTACCCTTACAGGAGGACATGGTACTGCAGGTGCATGGGCGGATGATTTTGCCGTTAGTGGAAATCCCCTTTTAGGTGCAAAGGAAATCGGAATGGCTTGTGCTACATTTGGTTTAATTTTTGGTGGCTCTATTGGAGGCCCTTTGGCATACCGCCTATTGAAGAAAAACAACTACAAAGAAGTTGATCCAGCAACCATCGAAAAGCAAGAGGAAGCACAGGATATTACAAAATCTAAAAACTTCTCTCCTATTAGCTATACGACCATGATGCATACGGTAACTATGATGGCTATTTGTTTGGTTTTAGGGCAATGGTTAGCGGATTGGAATGCGCAATACTCCTTCAAGTTACCTACTTTTGTTTGGTGTTTGTTTATTGGATTACTCATTCGAAATAGTTTAACGTATATCTTTAAGTATAAAGTACACAGCAGAAATATCGACGTTGTCGGAAATACAGGGTTATCTATCTTTTTAGCTTGTGCCTTGATGTCACTGAAATTATGGCTCATTGTGGATTTAGCCTTGCCTATTTTATTGATTCTCTTAATCCAAGTAGCCCTAATGCTCTTTTTTGCTGCTTATGTTACCTACCGCTGGATGGGGAAAGATTATGATGCCATTGTACTGAGCGCAGGACACTGTGGCTTTGGATTAGGTGCTACAGCTACGGCTGTGGCTAATATTCAAGCGGTAACTAATCGCTTTGGTCCTTCTTATAAGGCATTTTTAATTATTCCTTTAGTCGGAGCATTCTTTATTGATATTATCAATGCACTTATTTTGAATATCTTTTTGACGTTTATATCTTAG